The following are encoded together in the Carboxydothermus pertinax genome:
- a CDS encoding SLC13 family permease, translating to MTVAIVVFLLSYFFIVTEKINRTAIALLGGTVILITGTLTQEEAIHYIDWNTLGLLLGMMIIVDLTKHSGFFEYLALKAVRLTRANPIALLIVLALITAFLSAFLDNVTTVLLIVPVALTITRALNISPYPFLISQIIMSNIGGTATLIGDPPNIMIGSQTHLGFVDFLFNLTPVVLLILAVTSAIFYLLFRKSFTVEEKLKENLLAIDPVDKITDYLLLKKSLIILALTIAGFSLHQLLHLESASIALFMAMVFLAISGKEIENVLLGVEWPTIFFFLGLFIMVGALEKTGVIHKIAVLGLELTKGNVYLTGMFILWISAVASAFIDNIPFVATMIPLIKTMGELASFAPEVMNSLWWSLALGACLGGNGTIIGASANVIVAGIAEKDGFPISYTRYFIYGFPLMLLSIIISMVYLTWFYFK from the coding sequence ATGACTGTTGCTATCGTCGTTTTTTTACTAAGCTACTTTTTTATCGTTACTGAGAAAATTAATCGCACGGCAATTGCCCTTTTAGGCGGCACCGTGATTTTAATTACCGGCACCTTAACCCAAGAAGAGGCTATCCATTATATCGACTGGAATACTTTAGGTCTTCTTTTAGGTATGATGATCATTGTGGACCTCACCAAGCACTCCGGTTTCTTTGAGTATTTAGCCCTAAAAGCCGTGCGCCTCACCCGGGCCAACCCAATAGCATTACTCATTGTCTTAGCGCTAATAACCGCCTTTTTATCAGCATTTTTAGATAATGTTACTACGGTTTTATTGATAGTACCGGTAGCCTTAACCATTACCCGGGCGCTTAATATTTCTCCTTACCCGTTTTTAATAAGCCAAATCATAATGAGTAATATTGGTGGCACCGCAACGTTAATAGGTGATCCACCCAATATCATGATAGGAAGTCAAACCCATCTTGGCTTTGTAGATTTTTTATTTAACCTTACCCCTGTAGTTTTATTAATTCTGGCAGTAACTTCTGCAATTTTTTATTTATTATTTAGAAAAAGCTTTACGGTAGAAGAAAAATTAAAAGAAAATCTTTTAGCTATTGACCCTGTCGATAAGATTACCGATTACCTGTTATTAAAAAAGAGCCTTATTATCCTGGCCCTTACCATTGCCGGCTTTAGCCTGCACCAGTTACTACATCTGGAATCAGCTAGCATCGCTCTTTTTATGGCGATGGTGTTTTTAGCTATCTCCGGAAAAGAAATTGAAAATGTATTACTAGGGGTTGAATGGCCTACTATCTTTTTCTTTTTAGGACTTTTTATTATGGTTGGTGCTTTAGAAAAAACAGGAGTTATTCATAAAATAGCTGTCTTGGGTTTAGAATTAACTAAAGGCAATGTATATCTAACCGGTATGTTTATCCTGTGGATTTCCGCTGTTGCTTCAGCGTTTATCGACAATATTCCCTTTGTTGCCACCATGATACCTCTTATAAAAACCATGGGGGAACTTGCTTCCTTTGCCCCGGAAGTTATGAATAGCTTGTGGTGGTCTTTAGCTTTAGGAGCTTGCCTTGGCGGCAACGGTACCATTATTGGCGCCTCGGCCAACGTGATTGTCGCTGGTATCGCCGAAAAAGATGGTTTTCCTATAAGTTACACAAGATATTTTATTTACGGTTTTCCTCTGATGCTATTGTCAATAATAATTTCCATGGTTTATCTAACTTGGTTTTATTTTAAGTAA
- a CDS encoding SLC13 family permease, whose amino-acid sequence MNQPLIALAVFLATYALIISEKLHRAIAALLGGTLLIVLGIVTQKEAIHHIDWNTLGLLIGMMIIVGITRKTGVFQYLAVKAVKWAKGEPIYILIALATVTAFLSAFLDNVTTVLLIVPVTFTITDRLKVNPIPFLISQVLASNIGGTATLIGDPPNIMIGSQTHLDFLDFLKNLTPVIIVIHIVTMFLFYLIYHKEFKVPGELKKKLLELNELDEIKDFALLKKSLFVLGLVILGFILHGVLGLESATIALFGAALLLTITGDEPEEVLLTVEWPSIFFFLGLFIVVGGLVETGVIDRVARWSLEATRGNFTLTGMLILWLSAIASAFVDNIPFVATMIPLIQKMGALAHMTPQALEPLWWALSLGACLGGNGTVIGASANVIVAGLAEKNGYPISFIGFLKIAFPLMLVSIIISMGYLLLFYF is encoded by the coding sequence ATGAACCAGCCGTTAATTGCCCTTGCGGTATTTCTGGCAACTTATGCTTTAATTATTTCGGAAAAGCTGCATCGGGCAATTGCAGCCCTTTTGGGGGGTACTCTTTTAATCGTCCTGGGGATTGTAACCCAGAAGGAAGCTATTCACCATATTGACTGGAATACCCTGGGCTTACTGATTGGGATGATGATTATTGTGGGTATTACCAGAAAAACCGGAGTCTTTCAGTACCTGGCGGTAAAAGCGGTTAAATGGGCTAAAGGGGAACCGATTTATATTTTAATTGCCCTGGCTACCGTTACCGCCTTTTTATCGGCATTTTTAGATAACGTTACCACCGTATTGTTAATTGTCCCGGTTACCTTCACCATTACCGACCGGTTAAAAGTAAATCCTATTCCCTTTCTTATTTCGCAGGTGTTAGCCAGTAACATCGGCGGTACCGCCACTTTAATCGGTGACCCCCCCAATATTATGATTGGAAGCCAAACCCATCTGGATTTCCTAGATTTTCTTAAAAATTTAACACCAGTTATTATAGTTATCCACATCGTAACCATGTTTCTTTTTTACCTGATATATCATAAGGAATTTAAAGTACCCGGGGAATTAAAAAAGAAATTACTGGAATTAAATGAATTAGATGAAATAAAAGATTTTGCCCTTTTAAAGAAAAGCCTTTTTGTTTTAGGCTTGGTCATCCTTGGTTTTATATTACACGGTGTTTTAGGTTTAGAATCGGCAACTATTGCATTATTTGGAGCAGCTCTTTTATTAACCATCACCGGGGACGAGCCGGAAGAAGTTTTGCTGACCGTGGAATGGCCATCGATCTTCTTTTTCTTAGGCTTGTTTATAGTGGTGGGGGGCCTTGTGGAAACAGGAGTTATTGACCGGGTAGCCCGTTGGAGCCTGGAAGCCACCAGAGGTAATTTCACTTTAACCGGGATGTTAATTCTCTGGCTTTCCGCCATTGCCTCAGCGTTTGTTGATAACATCCCGTTTGTAGCCACGATGATTCCGTTAATTCAGAAGATGGGAGCTCTTGCCCATATGACACCCCAGGCTTTAGAGCCGTTGTGGTGGGCCTTATCACTGGGAGCCTGCCTGGGCGGCAACGGTACAGTAATTGGTGCGTCCGCCAACGTAATTGTGGCAGGTTTAGCTGAGAAAAACGGTTATCCGATTTCGTTTATTGGTTTTCTGAAAATAGCCTTCCCTTTAATGCTAGTTTCAATAATAATTTCCATGGGCTATCTTCTCTTGTTTTATTTTTAA
- a CDS encoding XdhC family protein, with amino-acid sequence MLYKLIEEKLLEGKKSFLITRLFSEEKLLLDEAGEVLFVSEEKALLLQKYFSQDIKEPIYLKEEGIFIEPIIPQRKLLILGAGHIARPLVTFARELGFTITLYDDRPTFVTSQNIPGADNYICDSFDRVLDYVIPTENLAVVVVTRGHHHDLTCVEKFLPYNLAYLGMIGSRTKVKAIFKALVEKGYSEEDVKKIYAPIGLDLGGTEPAEVALSIIAEIQAVYYRKNQRHLKSGVK; translated from the coding sequence ATGTTGTATAAATTAATAGAAGAAAAGCTTTTAGAAGGAAAGAAAAGTTTTTTAATAACCCGTCTATTTTCCGAGGAAAAACTTCTTCTGGATGAAGCGGGAGAGGTACTGTTTGTCTCTGAGGAAAAGGCTTTGCTCCTTCAAAAATATTTCTCGCAAGATATAAAAGAGCCGATATATCTTAAAGAAGAGGGAATCTTTATCGAGCCAATTATTCCCCAAAGAAAGCTTCTTATCCTGGGAGCAGGACATATAGCTCGGCCGTTAGTTACTTTTGCCCGGGAGCTTGGTTTTACCATAACCCTCTACGATGATCGGCCGACTTTTGTTACCTCTCAAAATATACCCGGAGCAGATAACTATATTTGTGACAGTTTTGACCGGGTGTTAGATTATGTTATTCCAACGGAAAATCTGGCGGTAGTAGTGGTAACTCGAGGGCATCACCATGATCTTACCTGTGTGGAAAAATTTTTACCTTATAACCTTGCCTATCTTGGAATGATTGGAAGCCGTACCAAAGTAAAAGCGATATTTAAAGCATTAGTAGAAAAAGGCTATTCTGAAGAAGATGTAAAGAAGATTTACGCTCCTATCGGATTAGACCTTGGGGGAACCGAACCGGCAGAAGTAGCTTTGTCAATAATAGCCGAAATCCAAGCGGTTTATTACCGTAAAAATCAAAGACACCTAAAATCTGGGGTGAAATAA
- a CDS encoding XdhC family protein gives METMSLEFLQEINKVLIKEPGVLATIIATRGSTPRKPGAKMLVLRDGTTIGSIGGGCVEAEVKKEALTLFDTPEKKYALVKSYLTDFLAGEDGMICGGSLEVYLELLVPPGRE, from the coding sequence ATGGAAACCATGAGTCTTGAATTTCTTCAGGAAATAAATAAAGTGCTTATAAAAGAGCCGGGGGTATTAGCAACAATTATTGCTACCCGGGGTTCTACTCCCAGAAAACCAGGGGCTAAAATGCTGGTCCTGCGGGATGGTACGACCATAGGGTCTATTGGCGGTGGCTGCGTGGAAGCGGAAGTAAAAAAAGAAGCCCTTACTCTTTTTGATACTCCGGAAAAAAAATATGCCCTGGTAAAAAGCTATTTAACTGATTTTTTAGCCGGGGAAGACGGAATGATTTGCGGGGGAAGTCTGGAGGTTTATTTAGAGCTGTTAGTACCACCTGGGAGAGAATAA
- a CDS encoding acyl-CoA carboxylase subunit beta — MERDKVKISARERIINLLDKDSFLEIGELAKLRTKTSNLKDISGDGIITGFGTISGKPVVVASQDFTVLGGTVGAIHAQKLSRAIEFAADKGFPFIFFIESGGARIQEGVEALEGFSKIFAKIIKASGIIPQIAIASGACAGGAAYSGVLADFLIFVKEATMFVNGPAVISELTGEITNVQTLGGAKVHTTKSGVAHFYAEDLANAIKITKDLLEFLPANAFEFPRTEQGEGLRKVPEIEKIIKQKDGIYDIKKVINSIVDYHKFLEVQPFFAENIVVGFGRIGGNTFGIIANQPLVLEGYLDSNASIKASRFIRFCDSFNIPLLTLVDVPGFLPGVEQEEKGILRHGAKLLYAYGEATVPKITVILGKAYGGGYIAMCSKNLGADVTLALPTAKIGVMEAKAAANILFAGQKEAKMKEKEILNYYDNPNNAAIKGVVDIIIKPEDLRNKIIYATKFLNNLKNKTKVKKHGNLPL; from the coding sequence ATGGAAAGGGATAAAGTTAAAATTTCAGCCCGGGAAAGGATAATAAATTTATTAGATAAAGATAGTTTTTTGGAAATTGGAGAACTAGCCAAACTAAGAACAAAAACTTCTAATTTGAAAGACATATCCGGAGATGGCATAATTACTGGTTTTGGTACCATTAGCGGAAAACCTGTGGTAGTGGCTTCTCAGGATTTTACTGTACTTGGTGGTACTGTAGGGGCTATACATGCCCAAAAGCTAAGTAGGGCTATAGAATTTGCAGCTGACAAAGGTTTTCCTTTTATTTTTTTCATTGAATCAGGAGGAGCACGGATACAAGAAGGGGTTGAAGCTTTAGAAGGTTTTAGTAAAATATTTGCCAAGATTATTAAAGCTTCAGGCATTATACCGCAGATTGCCATTGCCAGTGGGGCTTGCGCTGGGGGAGCAGCTTATTCTGGAGTCCTTGCGGATTTTTTAATTTTTGTAAAAGAGGCAACGATGTTTGTCAATGGACCTGCAGTTATAAGCGAACTAACCGGAGAAATAACGAACGTGCAAACTTTAGGTGGTGCAAAAGTACATACAACAAAAAGTGGAGTTGCGCATTTTTATGCAGAAGATCTTGCCAATGCAATAAAAATTACCAAAGATTTATTGGAGTTTCTTCCGGCAAATGCCTTTGAATTTCCAAGAACAGAACAGGGTGAAGGATTACGTAAAGTGCCGGAAATTGAAAAGATAATAAAGCAAAAGGATGGTATTTATGATATTAAAAAGGTAATCAACTCCATTGTTGATTATCATAAATTTTTGGAAGTTCAGCCTTTCTTTGCTGAAAATATCGTAGTAGGTTTTGGGCGGATTGGAGGTAACACTTTTGGAATAATTGCCAATCAACCTCTAGTTTTGGAAGGTTATCTGGACAGTAATGCTTCAATAAAAGCTTCTAGATTTATTCGTTTTTGTGATTCCTTCAACATACCGCTGTTAACTTTAGTTGATGTGCCTGGTTTTTTACCCGGGGTGGAGCAGGAAGAAAAAGGAATTTTGCGTCACGGCGCAAAGCTTTTATATGCTTATGGTGAAGCAACAGTACCTAAAATTACTGTAATTTTGGGAAAAGCTTATGGTGGAGGATATATAGCTATGTGCAGCAAAAACCTAGGAGCAGATGTAACCCTTGCCTTACCAACGGCTAAGATTGGAGTAATGGAAGCAAAAGCTGCAGCGAATATTTTATTTGCTGGACAAAAAGAAGCTAAAATGAAAGAAAAGGAGATTCTTAATTATTATGATAATCCCAACAATGCGGCGATCAAGGGAGTGGTGGATATTATTATTAAACCAGAAGATTTAAGAAATAAGATAATTTACGCTACAAAATTTTTAAATAACTTAAAAAACAAAACCAAGGTTAAAAAACATGGAAACCTACCGCTTTAA
- the uraA gene encoding uracil permease, with translation MARRIIQVEEKLPILETLPLSLQHLMAMFGATVLVPLLFKIDPAIALLMNGIGTLLYSFITRGGIPAYLGSSFAFIAPTLLIISKWGFPAAQSGFMFFGLFFIVVSGIIYIAGTKWIDVVLPPPVMGAVVAVIGLELAPVAAQMAGIAPDGPNWVMNPKVVMVSMFTLIVAVVGSVVFRGFLQIIPVLIAIIAGYFFAWTQGMVDFSLVAKAPWFKLPTFSTPEFNLNAILLIAPAALVVLAEHIGHLIVTGNIIERDLVNKPGLHLSLFADGVTNFISGFTGSPPNTTYGENIGVMAITRVYSVWVIRGAAILAIILSLVGKIAAAIQTIPTPVMGGISLLLFGVIAVSGIRMLIEQMVDYGKNVNLVLSAVVFTVGVSGAKITMGTVELKGMALAAVVGIILSLIIYILNAVGLLNEELTNSGDLVRKKASETNRH, from the coding sequence ATGGCAAGGCGCATTATTCAGGTGGAGGAGAAACTTCCTATACTGGAAACACTTCCTCTTAGCTTACAACACCTCATGGCAATGTTTGGTGCTACAGTTTTAGTACCTCTCTTATTTAAAATTGACCCGGCTATTGCTTTATTAATGAACGGTATTGGGACTTTGCTTTATTCTTTTATTACCCGTGGAGGAATTCCTGCTTATCTTGGCTCAAGTTTTGCTTTTATTGCTCCTACCTTGCTGATCATCTCCAAATGGGGTTTCCCTGCTGCCCAGTCAGGCTTTATGTTTTTTGGCCTGTTTTTTATTGTAGTTTCCGGTATTATTTACATAGCTGGTACAAAATGGATCGATGTTGTTTTACCCCCACCGGTTATGGGGGCAGTGGTAGCGGTAATTGGTCTTGAGTTAGCACCAGTAGCTGCGCAAATGGCAGGTATTGCACCTGATGGCCCAAACTGGGTGATGAATCCTAAAGTCGTCATGGTTTCCATGTTTACCCTGATAGTGGCAGTAGTTGGTTCGGTAGTTTTTCGTGGTTTTCTGCAGATTATTCCGGTTTTAATTGCCATAATAGCTGGATATTTTTTTGCTTGGACACAGGGGATGGTAGATTTTTCTTTAGTGGCCAAGGCTCCCTGGTTTAAGCTTCCTACCTTTAGCACTCCTGAATTTAATCTAAATGCCATACTTTTAATAGCACCGGCGGCACTGGTGGTATTGGCGGAACATATTGGTCATTTAATAGTTACAGGAAATATTATTGAACGGGATTTGGTAAATAAGCCTGGCCTTCATTTATCCCTTTTTGCCGACGGTGTCACAAACTTTATTTCTGGTTTTACCGGTTCACCTCCTAATACTACATATGGCGAAAACATTGGTGTTATGGCTATTACCCGGGTTTATTCGGTGTGGGTTATTCGAGGAGCAGCAATTTTAGCGATTATTTTATCGTTGGTTGGTAAGATTGCAGCGGCTATTCAAACTATTCCAACTCCGGTTATGGGGGGAATAAGTCTACTTTTATTTGGAGTAATTGCTGTTTCGGGGATTAGGATGCTAATAGAACAAATGGTTGACTACGGAAAAAACGTTAATTTAGTTTTATCGGCGGTAGTTTTTACGGTGGGAGTAAGTGGAGCAAAAATAACCATGGGTACAGTTGAGCTAAAAGGTATGGCATTAGCAGCGGTAGTAGGGATCATCTTAAGCTTAATTATTTACATATTAAATGCTGTTGGGTTGTTAAATGAGGAGCTTACTAATTCCGGAGATCTTGTCCGTAAAAAAGCATCGGAAACTAACCGGCATTAA
- the cdaA gene encoding diadenylate cyclase CdaA, with protein MGVSEIIPYFLTTILDIAIVSFVIYKLLVLIRGSRAESLLKGVVILLLANALAKALGLNTVSWLLKQSMTFLAVALPIVFQPELRRALEQLGRGSLFKTTLTETDEKQLRQTIEILTNAALKLSEQKIGALVVVERNTGLNEYIETGVKIDAELSAELLTNIFIPKSPLHDGAVIIREGRIAAAACFLPLSSNDFPLKNLGTRHRAGLGLSEETDAVVLIVSEETGVISLAVEGKLYRYLSREELSRKLVENLLFYRESGKNWGL; from the coding sequence ATGGGCGTTAGCGAGATTATTCCATATTTTTTAACAACTATCTTAGATATTGCGATCGTCTCTTTTGTAATTTATAAGCTGTTAGTGTTAATCCGGGGAAGTAGAGCCGAATCCCTTTTAAAAGGGGTAGTTATCCTGCTTTTAGCTAATGCCTTAGCCAAAGCCTTAGGGCTTAATACGGTGAGCTGGCTCTTAAAACAGTCGATGACCTTTTTAGCGGTAGCCTTACCGATTGTTTTTCAACCGGAATTAAGGCGGGCTTTAGAGCAGCTCGGCCGGGGTTCTCTTTTTAAAACTACCCTTACCGAAACCGATGAAAAACAGCTCCGCCAGACTATAGAAATATTGACCAATGCCGCTTTAAAGCTTTCTGAACAAAAAATAGGGGCGTTGGTGGTAGTGGAGCGTAATACCGGATTAAATGAGTACATAGAAACGGGAGTAAAAATAGATGCCGAGTTGTCGGCGGAGCTCTTAACCAATATTTTTATCCCCAAATCTCCTTTACATGATGGAGCGGTAATTATAAGAGAAGGAAGAATAGCGGCAGCAGCCTGTTTTTTACCGCTATCTAGTAATGATTTTCCCTTAAAAAATCTTGGTACTCGCCACCGAGCAGGGCTTGGGCTTAGTGAAGAGACTGACGCGGTGGTGCTGATAGTCTCCGAAGAGACAGGAGTTATTTCCCTGGCGGTGGAGGGGAAACTTTACCGGTACTTAAGCCGGGAGGAACTATCCCGAAAACTTGTGGAAAATCTTCTTTTTTACCGGGAAAGCGGGAAAAATTGGGGGTTATAA
- a CDS encoding CdaR family protein, with product MRENLILKITSVFLAILLWFYVSNEKSTFIPVYRKVVKVTPVITGKPAPGYQITRTEITPPTVRVSGWFPQGALRDTVLTEEININAARKSRKVTIPLVREDGIYYSTDKVEVFIEIDKKK from the coding sequence TTGCGGGAAAACCTTATCTTAAAAATAACCTCGGTGTTTTTAGCTATTCTCCTGTGGTTTTATGTTTCCAATGAAAAAAGTACCTTTATACCGGTGTACCGGAAGGTAGTAAAGGTGACACCAGTGATTACCGGAAAACCGGCGCCCGGCTACCAGATTACAAGAACGGAGATTACTCCACCTACTGTTAGGGTTTCGGGCTGGTTTCCCCAGGGGGCTTTAAGGGATACTGTGTTGACCGAAGAAATAAATATTAATGCTGCCAGAAAAAGCAGAAAGGTAACGATACCACTTGTGCGGGAAGATGGGATTTATTACAGTACTGATAAGGTAGAGGTTTTTATTGAAATTGACAAGAAAAAATAA
- a CDS encoding NAD(P)/FAD-dependent oxidoreductase, whose product MLFKISNLRLKIEDAENRLKAEISRKYGLKEGQINSLKIIKKALDARKKERLFFVYTVLVDIAVSEAKAKKLLEDQYVSLPEPEAEDFHNLNISLDQRVVVVGAGPAGLFAALALVKAGLPVLLLERGKPVPERVEDVKEFWEKGKLNTESNVQFGEGGAGTFSDGKLTTRTHDRRIALVYKWLIAAGAPEEIAYLAKPHIGTDRLRQVVVNLRKEILKLGGIVRFSAKVTGLMVEKGKVVGVKINGREECRASAVVLALGHSARDSFEMLLKTGVTLEPKPFAIGLRIEHPQDMINKAQYGRYAGHPKLGAADYQLVYKNNTLGRATFSFCMCPGGVVVGASSEEGGVVTNGMSYYHRDGQFANSALAVSVSPEDYPDGPLGGVKFQRQIEEKAYKMGGENYGAPAQRAVDFIEERISSFEEIANATYKPGVKASDLNELFPEYINQMLKEGLKDFDRKIPGFIERGILTGPETRTSSAVRITRDEKGMAIGFLGLFPAGEGAGYAGGIVSAAVDGIRTAEKVIDYLKKGG is encoded by the coding sequence ATGCTATTTAAAATCAGTAACTTAAGGCTTAAAATTGAAGACGCAGAAAATAGGCTGAAAGCAGAAATAAGTCGCAAATATGGTCTAAAGGAAGGGCAAATAAATTCCCTTAAAATTATTAAGAAAGCCCTAGATGCTCGCAAAAAAGAGCGGCTTTTTTTTGTGTATACGGTTTTGGTAGACATTGCGGTATCAGAAGCAAAAGCCAAAAAACTTTTAGAAGACCAGTATGTTTCTTTACCGGAACCGGAGGCGGAAGATTTTCATAATTTAAATATATCTTTAGACCAGCGGGTGGTAGTGGTAGGAGCAGGACCGGCCGGACTTTTTGCTGCTCTTGCTTTAGTGAAGGCGGGATTACCGGTTTTGCTTTTAGAGAGGGGAAAGCCGGTACCGGAACGGGTAGAAGATGTAAAAGAGTTTTGGGAAAAGGGTAAACTAAACACCGAGTCCAATGTTCAGTTTGGCGAAGGAGGAGCCGGTACTTTTTCCGACGGGAAGCTTACCACTCGCACTCATGACCGCCGGATAGCATTAGTTTATAAATGGCTTATAGCTGCTGGAGCTCCGGAAGAAATTGCCTACCTTGCCAAACCTCACATTGGTACCGACCGCCTGCGGCAGGTGGTGGTAAATTTAAGAAAAGAGATACTAAAATTAGGGGGTATAGTGAGGTTTTCGGCAAAGGTTACGGGATTAATGGTGGAAAAGGGAAAAGTAGTGGGAGTTAAGATAAATGGGCGCGAAGAGTGCAGGGCTTCGGCGGTGGTATTGGCACTGGGACACTCGGCCCGGGATAGTTTTGAAATGTTATTAAAAACTGGAGTTACCTTGGAGCCTAAGCCCTTTGCGATAGGATTACGGATAGAACATCCTCAAGATATGATAAATAAAGCCCAGTACGGCCGTTATGCGGGCCATCCCAAACTGGGAGCTGCCGATTACCAGCTGGTATATAAAAATAATACCCTGGGGAGAGCTACTTTTAGCTTTTGCATGTGTCCAGGAGGCGTGGTGGTCGGTGCTTCTTCCGAAGAAGGTGGGGTGGTTACCAACGGCATGAGTTATTACCATCGGGACGGTCAATTCGCGAACAGCGCTCTTGCGGTATCGGTAAGTCCAGAAGATTATCCCGACGGTCCGTTAGGGGGAGTGAAGTTTCAGCGGCAAATTGAAGAAAAAGCCTATAAAATGGGCGGTGAAAACTACGGGGCACCGGCGCAAAGGGCTGTAGATTTTATTGAAGAAAGAATTAGTAGTTTTGAAGAAATAGCCAATGCTACTTATAAACCGGGGGTTAAAGCATCCGATTTAAATGAGCTCTTTCCCGAATATATAAACCAAATGCTTAAAGAGGGTTTAAAAGATTTTGACCGGAAAATTCCGGGGTTTATTGAAAGGGGTATCTTAACCGGACCGGAAACCAGGACCTCCTCAGCGGTGCGGATTACCCGGGATGAAAAAGGGATGGCCATAGGATTTTTGGGGTTATTTCCTGCCGGAGAAGGGGCCGGCTATGCCGGAGGTATAGTAAGTGCTGCGGTAGATGGAATAAGAACAGCGGAAAAGGTAATAGATTACCTAAAAAAGGGGGGCTAA
- the glmM gene encoding phosphoglucosamine mutase yields the protein MGRLFGTDGVRGVANSDLTPELAYKLGRAAAYVLKEKYNGQGIVVGKDTRISGDLLEASITAGILSVGLDVFKVGVMPTPAIAYLTRELKALAGTVISASHNPMEDNGIKFFSGTGFKLPDEVEEEIEKYVLGEKEIPFRPTGAGIGRVQEIRDASLLYKSFAKDTVELPLSGLRLVVDCANGAASYVAPKIYEELGAEVIPIFNTPDGTNINANCGSTHPEALMRAVVEEGAHLGLAHDGDADRVLAVDEKGNLVDGDQIMLIIGKYLKKKGLLKNNRIVVTVMSNLGLKKAFALEGIEVLETKVGDRYVLEEMLRSGAVIGGEQSGHIILLDHNTTGDGIITALQLMQVLVDEGKKLSELAAQMPKFPQVLKNVRVLDKEKIMASPALKDAIALGEKKLGEGRILVRPSGTEPLIRVMAEGPKHNLTEEVVDEIIAVIKKL from the coding sequence ATGGGAAGACTTTTTGGAACTGATGGCGTCCGGGGGGTGGCCAATAGTGATCTCACCCCGGAACTTGCCTATAAATTAGGGCGGGCTGCTGCCTATGTGTTAAAGGAAAAATATAACGGTCAGGGTATTGTAGTAGGGAAAGATACCCGCATTTCCGGAGATCTTTTAGAAGCGTCAATAACTGCCGGCATCTTATCGGTGGGTTTAGATGTTTTTAAAGTTGGGGTTATGCCTACTCCAGCGATTGCGTATTTAACCCGGGAATTAAAGGCTTTAGCCGGGACAGTAATCTCGGCCTCCCACAACCCCATGGAGGATAACGGCATTAAATTTTTCAGCGGTACCGGCTTTAAACTTCCCGATGAAGTGGAAGAGGAAATTGAAAAGTATGTATTAGGAGAAAAAGAAATTCCGTTTCGGCCTACCGGTGCCGGGATAGGACGGGTGCAGGAAATTCGTGACGCCAGTTTGCTTTATAAATCATTTGCCAAAGATACGGTAGAATTGCCTTTATCGGGTCTTAGGTTAGTGGTGGATTGTGCCAATGGCGCTGCTTCTTACGTTGCTCCCAAGATTTATGAAGAACTTGGGGCGGAGGTTATTCCTATTTTTAACACTCCCGATGGTACCAATATTAATGCTAACTGCGGTTCGACCCACCCGGAAGCTCTAATGCGAGCTGTGGTGGAGGAAGGTGCTCATCTGGGTCTTGCCCATGACGGTGATGCTGACCGGGTGCTGGCGGTGGATGAAAAGGGAAATCTGGTTGATGGCGACCAGATTATGTTGATTATTGGTAAGTACTTAAAGAAAAAGGGCTTATTAAAAAATAACCGCATTGTGGTAACGGTAATGAGCAATTTGGGGTTGAAAAAAGCTTTTGCCCTGGAGGGTATTGAGGTTTTAGAGACAAAAGTTGGCGACAGGTATGTTTTAGAAGAGATGCTTAGAAGCGGGGCGGTAATTGGTGGCGAACAGTCGGGCCACATTATCCTTTTAGACCATAACACCACCGGAGACGGCATCATTACCGCTCTTCAGCTCATGCAGGTTCTGGTAGATGAAGGGAAAAAGCTGTCCGAACTTGCTGCCCAGATGCCCAAATTCCCGCAGGTCTTAAAAAACGTGCGGGTTTTGGATAAAGAAAAAATAATGGCTTCACCGGCACTTAAAGACGCCATTGCCCTTGGTGAGAAAAAGCTTGGGGAAGGAAGGATTTTGGTAAGGCCTTCCGGAACCGAGCCTTTAATCCGGGTTATGGCGGAAGGGCCGAAGCATAACCTTACCGAGGAGGTGGTGGATGAGATTATAGCGGTTATCAAAAAATTATAG